Below is a window of Gilliamella sp. ESL0405 DNA.
ATTTCATTATGAAAATTTTAATAATCTAAAAAAAGAAGGACAAGATATTGGCGAACGTATTTTTTATAATGTGGTCGGTGGCAGTATTTTGCATTTTAATTTTTTCAAAAATATGGGTGCAATTAAAGAGATTTCCAAAAACGAATGGAAGGCGCAAAAGCCTAAACTTAAAGCTTTTGAAGCCAATATTTGTTCAGTTATAACCAATTTTGACCAAAATTATAAACAAATATTGACTGAACTTAACCAATCAACCATAACTGAATAGACATTAATAAAAACTTTTGCGAGAATAATATTTTCAGTAAACATAGAAATGAAGACTTATGAGTGCACAAATAATTGATGGAAAAGCGTTATCGCAACAAATCCGCAATGACATAGCGAGTAAAGTTAAAGCACGTGTTGAAAAAGGATTAACTCCTCCGGGGCTAGCGGTTATACAGGTAGGCTCCGACCCTGCATCTAAAATTTATGTCAGCAATAAGCAAAAAGCTTGTGATGATGTTGGTTTTGCTTCATTTGCTTATGATTTTCCAAGCTCTACAACAGCTGATTTATTAGCGCTAATTGATGAACTTAATCAACGTCCTGAGGTACATGGTATTTTAGTTCAACTCCCATTACCGGACAATATTGATAAAACTAAGGTGCTTGAACGCATAGATCCACGTAAAGATGTCGATGGTTTTCACCCTTATAATATTGGTCATTTATTACAGCGAGACCCTATTTTACGCCCATGCACCCCTTATGGTGTTGTTAAAATGTTAGAATCAACCGGAGTAAACCTATCGGGTCTTAATGCAACGGTAGTGGGTGCCTCAAGTATCGTCGGGCGCCCAATGGCACTGGAGTTATTATTGTTAGGATGTACAACAACTATCACTCATTCTCGCACTGTTGATTTAGCAAAACATGTCAGCAATGCTGATATTGTTGTTGCCGGAGTGGGAATTGCCAATTACGTGAAAGGCGAGTGGATTAAGCCGGGTGCAATTGTTATCGATGTTGGCATTAACCGATTAGCCAATGGTAAATTAGTGGGGGATGTCGAGTTTGACGAAGCTGCTAAGCGTGCAGGTTGGATTACCCCAGTTCCTGGTGGAGTCGGCCCAATGACGGTAGCGATGTTGATGAGTAATACATTCGAAGCTTGTGAAAAGTTTAGTTAGTCGATAGGGCAATACCATGTCACAAGATTTCAGATTTTTTAGATGTAAAATAAAATAAAAATGAAAATAAGGAACATTTTATGGTTATATTTCACACTTCATACGGTGATATCAAAATTAAAACCCATGAAGATAAAGCACCGGAAACGGTAAAAAATTTTATTGAATACTGCAAAGAGGGTTTTTACGATAATACAATCTTCCACCGAGTGATTAATAATTTCATGATTCAAGGTGGTGGTTTCGGGCCGGATATGCAACAAAAGAAAACCAAAGCGCCAATCAAAAACGAAGCTGATAATGGTTTAAAAAATAATCGTGGTACATTAGCTATGGCGCGTACTTCTGATCCACATTCTGCTACGGCGCAATTTTTTATCAATGTGGTCGATAATGACTACCTCAATTACCATTCATCTGATGTCAATGGCTATGGCTACTGCGTTTTTGCGGAAGTTGTAGATGGTATGGATGTCGTTGATAAAATTAAAGCTGTCAAAACAGGGCGTTCCGGTATGCATTCTGATGTTCCTGTGGAAGAGGTTTTAATCAAGAGTGTTACGGTTGAATAATCCAACACGCTTTTTTATTGCAGATATTCATCTTGCTGACAATACATCTGCCTGCGGTTGTTTCGATATCACCGCAGGCTTTTTGTCTTTCTTAGAGCAGCTCCCCGATCATTGTGAACTCTACATACTCGGCGATCTATTTGATTATTGGATTGGTGATGATGTCAATACACCGTTACATCAAAAAGTGGCTGACGCATTACAATCTCTGACAGAACGCCATATCAAAAAATTTTTTGTCCATGGTAATCGTGATTTTCTGTTAGGAAAAAAGTACGCCAAATTGTGTGATATGACGATATTGCCTGATGTAAATTGTATTGATAATCAAAACCAAAATATCCTTTTTTTGCATGGTGATCTACTCTGTATTGACGATCGGCAATATCAAAAATTCCGTAAGGTGATGCATAATAAGTGGTTGCAAAAGCTCTTTTTACTGTTACCACGCACGATTCGCACGAAAATCGCCGGAAAATTACGGCAAGAAAGCAGTGCGCATAATCAAGTCAAGTCTGAAAACATTATGGATGTTAACCAGCAAGCGGTTGAAGCAATGATGAAACAGCATAAAGCCAATATTATGATACATGGCCATACCCATAAACCTGCTACGCATCACTTTTTAATTAATGGTCGTCAAGCTAGCAGAATCGTTCTAGGCGCTTGGCATGACGGTGTTTCGTACATTAAGCAAGAGAGTAACAGCGAAACTGTATCGCTTTACAACCACGCTTTTAAATAATCACTTTGCAATATATCATCAGTTTTTCCAAAATTAAGTAATCGCCCCTGATCTAAAATGACGACTTCATCTGCTATACACTTCACTTCGTTGATATTATGAGTGACATAGATAATAGGTATATTAAAATCACTAACCAATTTGGCAATATAACTCAATAATTCTCTTTTACGTGGCATATCCAATGCTGATAGTGGCTCGTCCATTAGCAGCAATTTGGGATTAGTAAGTAATGCTCGCCCAATGGCAACACGCTGTTTTTCACCACCTGATAACATTGCCGGATAACGATCTAATAGGGAGCTGATATTGAGCACATCAACAATTTCATCAAATTTGGGTGACTTAATCCCTTTAGCGCCATAGGTCAGATTTTTTGAAACTGTAAAATGGGGAAAAAGTAAAGCATCTTGAAAAACCGTACCGATATCTCGTTTATTCGGTAAGATAAACTGCCGTTGTTCAATATCAACTAATATTTCATCATTTAGCTGAATAAAGCCATGATCGGGTTTGATTAACCCGTTAATAAGATTGATTAAGGTGGATTTTCCCGCACCTGAAACGCCTAAAACAGCGGTAACGCCTTGACAGTTTATGGTATGGTTAAATTCAAAAATAAATGAAGAGAGTTGTTTGCTCACTGCTAATTTTAACATAACCGATCACCCTGCCAGCTTCTTTTTATGCCAGCGGTTTAACATTTCAGATAGGAATAGGGCAACCAGTGATAACACTATCGAGATAATGCACAACCTCAGTGCGGCTGATTCACCATTAGGCATTTGCAGCAAGGTATACATAGCTAATGGTAAAGTTCGTGTTTCGCCCTGAATATTTGAGACAAAAGTTATGGTCGCACCAAACTCACCTAAACAGCGAGCAAACCCAAGAACAATACCCATTAAAACACCGGGAAAAGCTAGGGGTAAGGTGATTGTAACAAATACACGTAACGAGCTGGCGCCTAATGTACGTGCTACATTTTCTAAACGAATATCGATAGATTCAATGGCTAAACGTATAGACCGTACCATTAACGGGAAAGCAACTACTGCAGAGGCCAACGCTGCACCTTGCCAATTAAAACTGAAACTAATATGGAAAAAATGATTTAACCACTCGCCAATTACCCCATGACGCCCCATTGTCAAAAGTAACAGATAACCTAACACAACAGGTGGCAAAACTAAAGGTAGATGGACAACGCTATCAAAGAGAGATTTTCCCCAAAATTGACAGCGGGCTAAAATCCAAGCTGTTAAAATGCCTAGTGGCAGACTAAATAAAATTGCCGCACCGGCAACTTTCAAGCTTAGCAGTAAGGTTTGCCATTCAAATTGCGTTAATATCATAATAAAATAGATTATTTAGTGATAAATCCATATTTTTCGAAAATCGCCTTAGCCTGTGGTGATTTTAAGTACTGATAAAAATCATTAGCTTCCGATTTTAACATTGTTATAGGATATTCAATCGATTCAAAAGTATCAGCCGGGAAAGTACCAACAATTTTCACTTTATCACTTACTTTAGCATCCGTACTATAAACAATACCTAAAGCTGCTTCATTGCGTTCAACTAACATTAATGCATCACGGACATTACTGGCAGGGGCAAATTGTGGCGCTAGCTTATCATACACACCTAAATGAGTTAACGACTCTTTAGCGTAAAGTCCGGCTGGCACATGTTGAGGATCACCAATAGCTAATCTTTCGCCTTTGGGTAAAATGGCTTGCCAATTAGTATCTTTATTAATATCGACTTGA
It encodes the following:
- the modB gene encoding molybdate ABC transporter permease subunit, with amino-acid sequence MILTQFEWQTLLLSLKVAGAAILFSLPLGILTAWILARCQFWGKSLFDSVVHLPLVLPPVVLGYLLLLTMGRHGVIGEWLNHFFHISFSFNWQGAALASAVVAFPLMVRSIRLAIESIDIRLENVARTLGASSLRVFVTITLPLAFPGVLMGIVLGFARCLGEFGATITFVSNIQGETRTLPLAMYTLLQMPNGESAALRLCIISIVLSLVALFLSEMLNRWHKKKLAG
- the ppiB gene encoding peptidylprolyl isomerase B, with the protein product MVIFHTSYGDIKIKTHEDKAPETVKNFIEYCKEGFYDNTIFHRVINNFMIQGGGFGPDMQQKKTKAPIKNEADNGLKNNRGTLAMARTSDPHSATAQFFINVVDNDYLNYHSSDVNGYGYCVFAEVVDGMDVVDKIKAVKTGRSGMHSDVPVEEVLIKSVTVE
- the modA gene encoding molybdate ABC transporter substrate-binding protein; its protein translation is MKKLTGFIFGLTALILSFSALATQKVTVFAAASLTNAMQDIATAYKAEHQDAEIVFSFASSSVLAKQIEQGAPADIFMSADQKWMTYLIDHQLTKNKEDLLKNSLVLIAPKQAKIDQVDINKDTNWQAILPKGERLAIGDPQHVPAGLYAKESLTHLGVYDKLAPQFAPASNVRDALMLVERNEAALGIVYSTDAKVSDKVKIVGTFPADTFESIEYPITMLKSEANDFYQYLKSPQAKAIFEKYGFITK
- a CDS encoding UDP-2,3-diacylglucosamine diphosphatase — encoded protein: MNNPTRFFIADIHLADNTSACGCFDITAGFLSFLEQLPDHCELYILGDLFDYWIGDDVNTPLHQKVADALQSLTERHIKKFFVHGNRDFLLGKKYAKLCDMTILPDVNCIDNQNQNILFLHGDLLCIDDRQYQKFRKVMHNKWLQKLFLLLPRTIRTKIAGKLRQESSAHNQVKSENIMDVNQQAVEAMMKQHKANIMIHGHTHKPATHHFLINGRQASRIVLGAWHDGVSYIKQESNSETVSLYNHAFK
- the folD gene encoding bifunctional methylenetetrahydrofolate dehydrogenase/methenyltetrahydrofolate cyclohydrolase FolD, whose product is MSAQIIDGKALSQQIRNDIASKVKARVEKGLTPPGLAVIQVGSDPASKIYVSNKQKACDDVGFASFAYDFPSSTTADLLALIDELNQRPEVHGILVQLPLPDNIDKTKVLERIDPRKDVDGFHPYNIGHLLQRDPILRPCTPYGVVKMLESTGVNLSGLNATVVGASSIVGRPMALELLLLGCTTTITHSRTVDLAKHVSNADIVVAGVGIANYVKGEWIKPGAIVIDVGINRLANGKLVGDVEFDEAAKRAGWITPVPGGVGPMTVAMLMSNTFEACEKFS
- the modC gene encoding molybdenum ABC transporter ATP-binding protein; amino-acid sequence: MLKLAVSKQLSSFIFEFNHTINCQGVTAVLGVSGAGKSTLINLINGLIKPDHGFIQLNDEILVDIEQRQFILPNKRDIGTVFQDALLFPHFTVSKNLTYGAKGIKSPKFDEIVDVLNISSLLDRYPAMLSGGEKQRVAIGRALLTNPKLLLMDEPLSALDMPRKRELLSYIAKLVSDFNIPIIYVTHNINEVKCIADEVVILDQGRLLNFGKTDDILQSDYLKAWL